From Triticum aestivum cultivar Chinese Spring chromosome 4A, IWGSC CS RefSeq v2.1, whole genome shotgun sequence, a single genomic window includes:
- the LOC123084657 gene encoding blue copper protein-like, whose product MVIMSVYNQISTRLISNLAVEYEHRLQQLRHQQFPPTMHAMSYLVATSMAVGLLLGAVSPTVKAASANATASRNTTASALPPFGTNHTVGDGAGWLFDGKANASAANYSAWAANRTFYRTFYLGFRTRTDNTVVHTTNATVYKLCGYDGGAIGGGWKAEEAFLTVMLAAEGPNYFFSDAGEGEHCRRGMRFDVTVARGRGLPQTPPSYYEPLSGGTAGRGLGEVVPMWVAVNVGFAVLLML is encoded by the exons ATGGTAATCATGTCAGTTTACAACCAGATTAGTACAAGACTTATCAGCAACTTAGCAGTCGAGTACGAACACAGGTTGCAGCAGCTTAGGCATCAGCAATTTCCTCCCACGATGCATGCCATGAGCTATCTTGTAGCAACGTCCATGGCAGTAGGATTACTCCTCGGTGCCGTCTCCCCAACAGTCAAGGCAGCTTCAGCCAATGCGACGGCGAGCCGGAACACGACGGCGTCGGCACTGCCACCGTTCGGCACGAACCACACCGTCGGCGACGGTGCCGGGTGGTTGTTTGACGGCAAGGCGAATGCCTCGGCGGCCAACTACTCGGCCTGGGCAGCCAACCGCACCTTTTACCGCACCTTCTACCTCG GCTTCAGGACCCGCACGGATAACACGGTCGTGCACACGACCAACGCTACGGTATACAAGCTCtgcggctacgacggtggtgccaTCGGTGGCGGGTGGAAGGCCGAGGAGGCCTTCTTGACGGTGATGCTAGCTGCGGAGGGCCCAAACTACTTCTTCTCGGACGCCGGCGAGGGGGAGCACTGCCGGAGGGGGATGCGGTTCGACGTCACTGTGGCGCGCGGCCGCGGCCTCCCACAAACACCACCGTCGTACTACGAGCCCCTGTCCGGCGGGACGGCAGGGAGGGGGCTCGGCGAGGTGGTGCCCATGTGGGTTGCTGTGAACGTTGGCTTTGCTGTTTTGCTGATGCTGTGA